The window gacagagacagagatatatGATGACGACGAAGAGAGACGAGAATCACCTAATCGTACCCGCCTACCGACAAATTAGAATATATCGAAGTTTAACTCGACGAACACAAGATATCCTTCCCTTCACGAAAATCACGCTACCGCACacatttataatgattaaatttaacttacgtatttatattcgttcgttcgttcgttcgttcacacGAGGTGACCgctgaaagatagaaagagagaatgaacgtTACAGGCAAATATATCCTCCAGCGGGATCACCTAATTTGCATCCAATCATAATTGGCCAACGAGTCGTGACGCAATCATGACCCGAGATATAATGAACGAGGAATCGAGTATGATTTGGCGATTCTCCATATTTTgtcatttctatattttagaCCCATAATTTATTTGTCCGCTTACGAGTTTTCTCTCAATGGTAGTCTCAATGGTAACTGATGTCCTTGTCGATATCTTGTCAATGGATAAGAGTGATACACGCGatactataaataattacgaatgATGTGTTGAATAAAAGGAATGCCTTTATAAaccgaaataaattattaatttttatatgtgaattaaattttattttgagtATGTATCTTATTAacgcatatataataataacgaataaatgtAAAGAAATTCTTTGACAATTCTGAAACATAGacgtgaaaagaaatttaatttattttatcaattacattattatcgaaaaggaCGCAGTGGAcgaatttacaaaataaattctcATCGAGAAATGAGGGATTAGGATCTTTGAAAAGATGTATTATAACAAAGGTCGAAAGAGAGCTGAAAAGTGACAAGATCGAAGTCGATGTTCTCGGAGAGGTCCAAACGCGTATCGAGTGGCGGGAGGCTAGTAGACGGTCCTGGACCAGGCATCGGTTCTTATTCCGTGGTTCGTGAGAGcaacagagaaagaagaaggagaagaagaaagaaaaaagaaaaaggaaaagaaaaagaaaaaaaataaaagaaaggaagagagtgagagggtaAACGCGAGACTCAGCACAACAAAGATCCATCGGGACCGGTTTCGTGTTCTGCCCTTTTTTACATTCCCCGAAGAGGCCCCGCCAGGCTGCGGGTGTGAAAACCGACACCCACCCACTTGTTATTTTGTCAAACACGAGCTTTGAAAATTATAGGAATCATGCGGCACATCGAGCCTATCCTATACGTCTAATATAGCCGTGCGCACGACAGATTATATTCGATCCGACTTTTACTCTCTTTGCCTTCGTGTGGCCGCTTCGTATTTTATAACCGTCAATTAAACGCGAAACCGTAAAATAACTGCTACTGCTATTTAAACGCGGTTAAAGTTGACGCGAGCTAACACAGCCATTTTGTTTGTCACTtgattctattaatttttcgatCCTTAAGCTAACGTAGGGGTTCTGAAATCGAACGGACTCGGCACTGAGATCGACGGAATTGCGAATTCCGATGGCTTGCTGGTGGTTGCAATAATTTCGAGGCAATTGAACCGAGACGAAACGCCGACTCAAGCGTACGAAAGCCGCGAGTACTCAACTCTGGGATAGCTTCTCGCAGCTGCTGTGGCTAACcacattgattattatttccgatAGGTCGAGTCAAACGCAGAATTCTTTGCGACGAGTactttcattttacttttgtttgtttgatgttgttattgttgtcattattgtttttttttgttacgtcAATTGATCATATCGATGTAATTTTGTCTTTATAAGTATGTTAAATAAagttatcttcattttttatattttcgttattttctttatttacaagaaaactacattatttcttaaatttatccttttgaaaataaaaatattaattgcacTGTAAATTCATCATAtcgatgtaattttatttttgcaagtgcgttaaatgaaattatattcatttcttttatttcttttatttttttttagaagagaattaaattatttcttaaatctGTCCTTTTgcaaattaaaaaacattaattGCATCGTGCGGTAAACAACCTTCCTATTTTGTCTCTATCagtttttcttctgtttctgtTTAGTCGCTTCGCGTCATCTGAAAAGGTATACAGTATCCTTTAAAATCTCTTCTCTCGTGCCAAGTTTTCGTTGCGCCgctttttattcgatcgacCACCGCATTCTTACACTCGTATCGCTTCTCAAGGAGGAGCTCTCCCTTGAAACGGAACCCAAGATTCGAGAGAGCAAGTCTTCCTGGGAAACGGTGACTTTTTACGATTCTCTTCGATTGATCCTTTTTACGATTAAACGTGACTCTCGAAGTGACtcgactttttttcctttatgcAACACCCAAAAGAAGAAGGTCCttttatgttataaaaaaaattcgaagaaaacattaaacttattataaattcttaaATTATACTTATGTCGATTTAACAACGAAGTACAATCTtatgtatgtaaaattaattactaaataaaaagataaacaaggACATACATGAGAGAAACTGAGTGTTCGTATCTTTCTATTCGATAGTCGTATAAATATTTGCAAAGACCAGATAAATTGCGTAATCGAGAATACTCGTTTCTCAAGAAGTCTTTTTAATAGCTATTCTCGTGATCATAAATATCGAATGGCTATATAATTCTAAAAGAGTGATGCTAGGAGTCCTCAAAATAAGTAGGTATTGAAGTTCGACTTAAACTGAAGAATGTTCTTACTACTAGTATGATACTCGTcgcaaagattttatatttgttaaagcAGAAAGATTGTCTTGCAATCAAGGACATTTGTTTCGCGTTCAAAATAACGAGtaacttcttccttcttctttgacATGCAACGGGTGTATCACATGTATGTAACTAAGTAGCTACAACATGAAAAAACATGGATTGCCAATGGCGATCGTGTAGctttattaacttaattaaatAACTTGACACCACTCGTGATCGAATCGATTTAGTACGTTGCCTCGAAGAACTATTGTAAAACAATCTAGTTATTTTAACATCAATATCAACGTAAAGAATATCAGATTTTTCttaatacttaatattatcttaatattttatattcttatcggAATATTTGTTCTTAATTAACTGCAATTCATTTGTACTGTTAAACTTAATTAAACGTATAtctaattcaataataatatcgacgataataataaattgtaataaaagtaaagtgttaatattaaagataatatatatgtgtatatatatatataatgtaaataatattatataaattagtaTTGAAGATAATATGTCGCGATAAAGTATTCGAAGAACATTCCGAACGTAAGAAATTCAGGCCCTAAACTCGGGGTCGATCGACAAATAGGGCCAAGTACGGTGGTCAATATATTCTCATCGAGTCTCACGGAGTCAATCATATCGCTAAAAGATTAACCGATATACTCCTGGGGGCCATTCCATTTTATAAGCTACcagcgaaaaataaaaagttgtaTGCTTTTACGTGAACTCGATGCTATTTCAAAAACCAACGAATTACGTTCTTAATGCTAAACAAGCTTTACGTATAAGGTGtacttataaaaattacacgTCACCGATGAATTCAGATTCTTGTGTGGATTCATGTTACGATAAAAATCACCCCTAGATGTGGTTCAACAAAATCGATCCttcataaaatgtatatatatgaaggagtttagattttttttacaaataaaaaaaaagaaaaacgaaaaaatatttaaaatcactGTGCTTAAGAAGTAAACACGTaaagtacgtatatacaagtaaagaaatcgaaattcgaaattcaattagttatatattgtttatagtCTAAACTATGCGTACAACatggatataaaatatttatatatgcaaatatGTATGAAGTTCGATACACCTTTCAAtaagtttataatatttgttagcAATTCCCACATTTTACTCAGTTGATACAAAACTTTTACTTGGCGTGCTCTCTCACGTCGTTGGCATTTATACTTGATTGTGGAAACTATACCGTGGCATAACtactacatatatgtacatacaaagTTTCGTTCAACAAATATGGCTCTTGTTAAAAGTACCGAGGTTAGCGAGTCTCCATACTCCTTTGGGACGGGTTTTGCACGCACGTTGACCATAATCGGAATACAATACCTGTCCCTTTTATCCTTCTTCGATAGCTCGTTATGCTACTGTATCTATGGTGAACTGCAAGAAAATCACAATATGTGATTTTGATAGATATTGATCGATAGATAATGAACTCGCATATTTTGTCCGTTGAttcgaaaatttcaaaatctaAACGATCGTTTTACAAAAATAGAGGGACATATGCATTTTcacaatttttcgttcgtatGTAGAGAAATAAAGTGATTCAttgtaaataaacattttgatAAAAGTTAAATCTTTTGTTGATAcgtagataattatatattattattagctatatatatatatatatcatttacatATGTAGAGGTGTGTTTTGGACAAACGTGTGAAAACAATACATTGTACTGGAGGCGCATTTTCTATGTAAGTTCAAGTATTTTGCTGCTAGGTGGCGTATTTGTTCAATGTTTTaaactttaattttattctacttTGTACATGATCTTATTGcgattaatatagataatattaaatattttgtcaaacaaaaaaaagcaaaaaaaataaatataaatattatttattagttattaaGATGTTCATTAAACAATGCATGGGGTGACTCattagttaataaaaatgtattattgtaaataagtttaatttttaaactttAAGCCATGcagataatagataatatcaatttaatagATGTTATGTTTGCTTTGAAAATGAAGGAGAGGACTTTCAGTATTTAATGTAGGTTAGTAACATGTCATAGTAGTTTTTAGTGATATTAAATGTTGGCTATATGAGTTAATATttggaaattaaatttttataacaatgcACTTTTGGCATTTAATTTATGGACGATATTTTACTTACACATTATAATGCAAGATACAGATTCAAACATGATTCAGTTCATTCTCGTTGTTGCTTTGTTAAATTACAACATtggaatgaattattatatattaagataGGACTATTGTCTTGTTGTCTACATCTGTGCCTCTAttctgctattattatattaagcaaactttataataaattgtatttatagGTACACTAAAgtgtgataataatgatttatagtCGATTTTTtggtaattttatatttattttatttaattaataaaaatcattattatttgtctgttttctttgtcttctcAGTTGCTTGCTGTGCTTTCATAACTTTAACTACGATCTTCTGCTCTTCAATCAAAAAAGCGCGGACAATCCTACAAAGCtcaaataatgttattatttaaatataattggcAATAAAATGTGATCactatttttcataatattaaaactCAACATAATATCGCATGGTAAAATGTTTTTCATATATCTTAGAAAACACTTAAAATACtgattgttaaaatatattcaaatgtaCCTTTCTTTAACGCATTTGTGACAAAGGACACCACCGTATACGCGTTTgactgttttctttctcttacacatACGTGAACGTTCCATTGGCCTTGCAGGCTGAATACCTCTGAGCTTATCTTTGCAGTGACCACATCTTGGAGTTTTTTTAGGTTTCTTCAAATATTGATATACTAATTTACCACCAGGAGTACGAAcgctataaaaaatatatcggtTAGTATTTTTCGGAcagtaaaataatgaaatgaatgagTTAAATCTACTTCTAAATGCTTTAAGGgatacatatatgaaaaatagcAAGTGTGATGGCATATGTACAAACATTGactatattcaaatattataaaatcttaaaactatttttacattttaagaaattactacaataattaatattataataattaataaataaaataaaaaatagcaGAAAACcgaattatatatcttttgttaaAACAATCTTTGTAGAAAAACTTTTagcatttgtattttttcgtCTATGCAACGTgcatataatgataaaaaataattaaataagttattagtagtcattaatattttcgtattaatagaattacattgatttatttcaaatactaAAATACACGTggaaaaatattggaaaagtACTATCAAAACATAACCTCTATTGTATATTGATTGTACACAacacaaacaaaataatttactaaatcgtaaaaaaaaaatatgaatcaaGGG is drawn from Vespa crabro chromosome 10, iyVesCrab1.2, whole genome shotgun sequence and contains these coding sequences:
- the LOC124427288 gene encoding 60S ribosomal protein L34-like produces the protein MVQRLTYRRRLSYNTKSNRRRVVRTPGGKLVYQYLKKPKKTPRCGHCKDKLRGIQPARPMERSRMCKRKKTVKRVYGGVLCHKCVKERIVRAFLIEEQKIVVKVMKAQQATEKTKKTDK